The DNA region GCGCCTATGACCTTGCGGGCGCGGATGAGCTTTGTTTTCTGGACATCAAGGCCACCCATGAAAATCGCGGCACCATGTATGATCTGGCCACCCGCACGGCCGAGCAATGTTTCATGCCGCTGACCATCGGCGGCGGCGTGCGCACGGTCGATGACGTGCGCAACCTGCTTCTGGCCGGGGCCGACAAGGTGTCGTTCAACTCCGCCGCCGTGGCTGACCCTGACTGCGTGGCACGGGCGGCGGACAAGTTCGGCTCGCAATGTATCGTTGTGGCCATCGACGCCAAAACAGTCAGGCCTCCCGCGCCCCTCCGGGGCGACCCCGGAAGGTGGGAGATCTTCACCCATGGCGGGCGCAAACCCACGGGCATTGATGCTGTGGAATTCGCTAAGACCGTCGTGGCCAAGGGTGCCGGTGAAATCCTGCTGACCTCCATGGATCGCGACGGCACAAAGGCGGGCTTCAATCTACCGCTGACCAGGGCCGTGTCTGACGCCGTACCTGTGCCTGTCATCGCATCCGGCGGTGTCGGCACGCTGGATCACCTGGTTGAAGGCGTCACCCAGGGCGGTGCGTCCGCCGTGCTGGCAGCCTCCATCTTCCACTTCGGCACCTATACGATCGGCGAGGCCAAGGCGCATATGGCCAAGGCCGGAATTCCTGTGAGGCTGACATGACCCCTCTTC from Jannaschia sp. CCS1 includes:
- the hisF gene encoding imidazole glycerol phosphate synthase subunit HisF, whose protein sequence is MLKTRIIPCLDVAEGRTVKGVNFVDLIDAGDPVEQARAYDLAGADELCFLDIKATHENRGTMYDLATRTAEQCFMPLTIGGGVRTVDDVRNLLLAGADKVSFNSAAVADPDCVARAADKFGSQCIVVAIDAKTVRPPAPLRGDPGRWEIFTHGGRKPTGIDAVEFAKTVVAKGAGEILLTSMDRDGTKAGFNLPLTRAVSDAVPVPVIASGGVGTLDHLVEGVTQGGASAVLAASIFHFGTYTIGEAKAHMAKAGIPVRLT